The sequence ACGCGCGCAGCCAGCAGAGCAAAGCCTTCGAGGAGTCGCTCGACGTGAGGATCCTCGCATCGATCCGGTTCCATGAGCAGCCGGCCGGCGAGCTTTGGATACTTACGCGCCCACTCCGCACCCATCTGGCGGATGTAAGTCAATTCGCGCTCGTAGTAGTTGAGAAGGTCTTCCCGGATGCCTGCCACGTCAACTCACCTTACATTCGCCGTTGGTTGGATCGAGCGAACTTTGGAATGCCACCTCCGCCGGGACCGGGTCCATCATCACGACGCCCGCGATGTGGAAGTGGAGCAGATGACTGCCAAGGACTTGGGAACCGAATTCGATCGTCAGGTCGCGCAAGCGCCGATCGAAGCGCGCCACCGCATCCTCCATGTTGTGGAGCAACTCGTCTTTGTCGTGAGTACGCGAAGGATCTTCCGAGTTCAAATCGGGAATGCCATAGCAGAAGACGCTGCTCCGGACTTGCGGATATCTCTCCAGGCGATCGTCCTCTACTCGCCTCGAGTTGAATAACCACTCCAGATCTCTGCGAACGGAGTCCTCGTAGCGCCGCACCGCTTCCCTGCTCTTGGCCTTGTTGGTCTGCCGGCGAAGTTGGCCGCTGGCATCGATGTTTGTCGAGTCGTAGAAATCCGGTTCGTCGCTGCTGAGCCGATCGATCAGCGATGGAGTGGGAAAGCCGTCGATATCCGCAATGGGCAAGGTTGTTTTCCTGGATCAGGATTTTTCAAATTGCAGTGCCGCAACCGGTCCAAGCCGGCATAACAAACTGTAGGCACGCGACCGTTCCTGCTGATCACGCGTTGTGCGGTCGATGCACTGCACCAGCATGGCCAAGACTTGCGCCAAAAACGCGGGATCTTCCCAGTCGAGTAAATTACGCCTCTCGATCTCTTGTGCAAGTCCCTGCAAAATCGGATACGCCAACGTGAAATGCTGAGTAGCGAGACATATCTGCGCCATCTGTAACTGCCGGCGGAAGCGCTCACGTCCCGAAGATTCGCGAGCTGCCTCGCGAGCAAATCCATCGATCGCCTCCGCTACGTGGCCAGACTTAGCCAATTGCATCGCGACTTCGAAGTAATCGGCATGGCCGTTCTCACCAGCGGGCTGCGTCTCCGCGTACTCAGAAACCGGAGCGGCCTGCTCCACTTGAGCACCCTGTGGCAGGAGCACGTTGTCACGCAGCCAGTCGAGCGTTTGTTTGTCAGCAGCGGTTGTACCGTCGCTCAACGTGGCGGAGGGCAGGTCTGGATAATCCAGCAGCAGCGCTCGCGTCTCGGAGCAAATTGCCTTCGCTACAGCGGAGTATGACAGGTTGTAGCAGGCTTCCCACGCGTATCGTTGCAGATCGAGCCACGCGCGCCCACTCGGTGTTGCCATGCCTGCTTCCGTGCCATTCAACAATCCTTCCCAATTGCCTTCGCGCTGCATCGCCCGCAACAGCTGTCTTGTTTCGGTAGACGGACTGGCAAGAAACGCCTCATCGAGACTGTCGCCATGCCAGCGCAACTCACTCCAACGCAAAGCGCGAATAAGAAGATAGGGAGCGACTTGAGACGGATCCTGGCGGCGCAAGTAATCGGCGATGCGAGCGACGAGCGCGGCTGCCGCCTCGGGATCTGCCGGTTCCGCCCACGTTGCTCCCGATTTGGCGCGTGCAGGCGCGGCTGCGGCACCGGCATCGCCAGAAGCAGATTCCGCGCCGAACTCCGCGCCTGGGATTTCTTCGGCCGGCTGCTCTTCCGAATCCGGACCGCCCTTTTCGGTGTACAGGACATTCGCGAGGACCTTCATCTCCTCGAGAACAGCGCGAAGCTTGCCGAGACTCGGGCCGTCGTTCCCATACTTTTCGTCGCAGAACTGATCTAAAGAAGCTGTTGCCTCTAGCGAGGCATCGAGTGAAGCGACAAGCTGTTCGTAAAATTCTTTCGGAGTCGCCGCAAAGGCTTCGTTCCACTCTTCCGGCGTGAGCTTGCCGTCCTTTACGGCTTCTTCGCGAGTCTCGTTTTTCTTCTCGTCAGCCTTTGCGTCGTCTTCTGTAGGGACAGTTTTTTTGGTTTGATAGTCGATCCAGGCAAGACCGCTCTTGGTGATTGGCAGGCGGCGGAGAATGTAGTCGCATCGGGCCGCGAACCACTCTTGTGGGGCGCAACGCAATTCGGGACTGCCGTCCTCAATCTCGGGATAGCAATTCTCCCAGTACTGCTCTTGCATTTTCTGAAGGAGAGAAATGCTTTCGGGAAGAGCGGCGAAGCTTTCCCGCCGTAACGTGGCTTCGCCCAGCCATGCGGCCAGTTGGAGATCTTTACTTTTTTTCGTGAGAGCGTCGCTGGCGAGCTTTATGACGAGCGGGAAATCCGCCTTCTTTCGTGCCCGCTGCCATTCTCCTTGTGGAGCATCGTCCTCATCTTCGAAACGGGCTTCCTTGATCTTATCGTATACGGGATCGTATCGGAGGTTCTCCCCGCAGGGATTGTTTCCAGGAATGGGATTGAGGAGATCATCACGAAGCGGCACGGCCTGCTCCCAGTGCATCCTCGAACTCGATGGTTCCCAGTTCCAGAATGGGGATCTCTTGCCCGTCTAGCACAAATAGTTTCTGCCCGACCGGGACGTCGGCATACGTCTCATCTTCGATCCAGACCGTAGTGCGTCCTAACCGGACATCATCATCCTGGTTCTGCCAGGACAGCGGCGAAATTGCAGGCACGAGCACTTCACCTAGTTCCATCGCCTTGTACTCCGGCGTTGTGGTGACAATCGCAGGCGTCCAAAGTAGATCGCGCAGGCGTTTCGGTTTGGGAATCTCGATTCGGGCAATCTGTTCGAGCGCGACCCACGTATACGAGCCGGCAACAAACAATTCCAGCGCGCCACCAATTCTTGGATCAGCATCGCCGAATGCCTGGCCAAACTCGCCTCCACGGCTGATGCTCCGCAACGGGACTTTGTGCGCCATAGGGAATTTGCGATCAGCGAACATCTGCTGCCGTTCTCGTTCGGCGTGCAGGGCCGAGCGATAAAGCAGAGCGCCCATTCCCGCTGCCTGACTACTGTCAGCAAGAATGGATAAGTGCTTTTCGGCCCGATCGTACTCGCCGGCAAAACAAAGCAGTTCAAACAAGAAGGTGCGGCGCTTGGCGTCGAGAGGGGCATTTCGCACCTCCTCGCCAAGCGCCTCAATCGCTTGTTGCAGTCTTCCTGCCCGAAAAAGCTCTGCGGCCGTCATCGGACTCCTAGGCTACCTTGTTTGCCTTCAGGTCGTAGCCAGCCTTAACTGATCCACCCAGCGTGCCATCGGCCTTCTGCTCTTTGTATTCCCACTCGATCTTTGCGTAGTTGAGAGAGATTGAATCGTTGGGCACTATGTCACTGTGTCCACTTCCGGCGGTCTGGAAGCTGCTGACCAGGAGATCGGACAGGGTGATCTTGTAAAACTCCTGCTGATCCTTTCCCGCTTTGCGGCAAGTCAGGACTGCCTTCTTGATGTGCTCACCGGTTGCGCAAGCCAGCATCAACTTCGGACTTGCTTTGTTAACGTTCATGACGAAGTGGAAGTCACCCATGCTGACTTTGCCCGCTCCGCCTCCGCCGCCGGCGACATGACTGCCGGTCTGCTGCTCGCTCCAGGAAAAGCTCTGGACATCAATCGAGCCTTTGTGTTTGGCATCTTGGCTCTCGCCTTCAATGCCGTCGATCTTCAAAAAATAATCAACCAAGGCCATTTTCTTTATCTCCTCTGTCTCAGTAACGAATCCACTGCGTCAGTTAGATTTCACAACCATCCGGCTTCAGTTACTTCCGTGCTGAAGCGGGAAGATCGGCAACCAAACGTAACGACACGGAAAGTTCATCAAGCTGGAAGTGCGGCTTGAGAAACGCAATTGCCCGATAAGCACCTGGCTTGCCCGGTATCTCCTGAACTTCGATCGCCGCTTCCCGCAATGGGAGTTGCGCTTTGACGGACTGACTCGCGTTGTCATCGGCGCAAACGTAATTGTTGATCCATTGGTTCAGGAATCTCTGGCAATCCGAACGGGACATAAAGGAACCGAGCTTATCGCGCATCATCGCTTTCAGGTAATGAGCGAATCTTGACATAGCGAAGATGTACGGTAGCTGCGCTGACAACCGTGCGTTGGCGTTCGCAGCTTCCTTGTCATACGTCTTCGGCTTGTTGCACGACTGCACACTGAAGAACGCAGCGTAATCCGTGTTCTTGCAGTGCACCAGCGGGATGAACCCGTTGTCGGCTAGTTCCTTTTCGCGCCGATCAGTGATCGCAACTTCCGTTGGGCACTTCAGAGCAACATCGCCTTCGTCTGTCCGGAAGGTGTGAGCGGGCAGACCTTCGACCAGTCCGCCACCTTCCACGCCGCGAATCGCCGCGCACCATCCGTGCTTGGCGAACGCGCCGGTAAGCCGGGCGCCCATGGCGTAGGCAGCATTGCCCCACAGATACTTGGAATGATCGGTGCCTTCGACACCCTCTTCGTAGGAAAACGCTTCCACCGGCTTGGTGTCGGCACCGTAGGGCAGACGCATCAAAACATGAGGCAGCGTGAGTCCAACGTAGCGCGAGTCGTCCGATTGACGGAAAGATTTCCACTTGGCATACGCCGAGTTGTCGAAGACCTTGCCGATATCGCGATGCGAGCCGAGATTGGTAAAAGTGTCGAGGTTGATCATGTCCGGGGCTGCTGCCGACAGGAACGGCGCATGTGCGGAGGCGGCGACCTGCGCAACTTTCTCTAGCAACTCCATGTCCTCCGGCTTTGGACCGAACTCAAAATCGCCGACCAATGCTGAGAATGGAGCTCCACCAAAGACACCGAATTCCTCCTCGTAGACTTTCTTGAAGAGTGCGCTTTGATCGAACTCGGCTGCCCGCTGCAGATCCCGCAGCAGCTCGGTCTTCTTCACATTGAAGATCTTGATCTTCAGCCCTTCACCGGTCTCACTCTGATCAAGGAGATATCTCAGTCCGCGCCAGCTTCCTTCCAACTTCTGAAAATCCGGATGATGCATCACTTCGTTGAGCTGCGCTGAAACCAGCTTGTCGATTTGCGCGATGCGAGCGTTGATCGCCGTCTCTGCATCTTTCGGAACTGTCGCCGCGCGCTGCAAAACTTCCTGGACAAACGTCTTGACCAGGTCTTTGCCACGCTCGCGCGCCGCGTCGCTGTACGTAAACCGTCCTTCTTCGACGATCCGATCCAGCAGACTCGATTGTTCAACCGCCTGTGCTGCCGCTGCCGCGGACTTCGCTGCCTCAGCCATTGTTGCCTCCATTACTGCCCTGTTCCAGGCCCAGTTCTGCACTCAGTTTCTGACGCTTCTCGGTGTTGCCGACTACATCCTGCAGAATCTCGTCGAGCTTCTCGTTGCCCTGCAAGCTTCCACGAAGGTCGGCGAGTTTACGCCGCAGATCCAACAGCTCCTTGAGCGGGCCTACTTGATTCGCAACCTGCTCCGGCTCAAAATCCCCCAGCTCATGAAAGTTGAGATTGACTTTGAGTTTCGAATCGGGATCGTCGCTCAATTTGTTTTCGACCGAGAATGCGAGGTGCGGATTCATCTTGTCGAGCACCTGGTCGAAGTTGTCCGGATTCACTTCGACGAACTTCCGCTCCATCAGTTTCGGAAGCGGCTGTTCGGCGTGCCCGGTAAAGTCGCCGAGAACACCCATGACAAATGGGAGTTCCTTTAATTCGATCGCGTCGCCGACTTCAACGTCGTAGGTGATGTGCACGCGCGGTGAACGAACACGAGACAGTTTTTGTTGTGTGCTTTCTCTGCCCATATGCAACCCCATGGAGGGACAGTCTGACTGGCCCTGGATTTAATTCCTGAAGTTAAAAAATGCAACGGCGATCTGCGCGAGCGAACACACCGATGCTGGCAGCCTTACGGGAAGGGGGACACCCGGAGGTTGTTAATTTAATTCGGTGCCGGATTATATCTCACGCCGAGCCGGAGTCAACTACTCTCTGCAGCTCCACCCCTGGAAAAAAAATGGGAAGCTTCCCGAAGCGAAACTTTGCTGACAAATAGTTACATTTGGCTTACGATTTTTTCCCCGCTCACGGATGTGCCCCTTCTCCTCCCAGGGCAAATCCGGCACTCGGGTATACTCCCGGCATATTCATGGAGCATCGGCTGTCCGTTTCCGTCGCGATGAAACAACTGCAGCACGTCATCTGGTCCAAGGGCACCTTCCTCACCCCGCAACATCTACAAATTCAAGACCGTTATGTCGAAGACAGCCTGCGCTTCTTCTTCGAATCGCTATCTTTCCGGTTCTGGGGGTTCTCAAGGCTGCAAATCGATGAAAGCAAACTGACAGAGGGACTACTCAGCATCACAGCCGGTGCAGGCGTAATGCCCGATGGCCTATTGTTCGACTTCCCTGGGCCCGATGCGGCTCCCTCATCCCGTCAGCTCAACGGGTTCTTCAGCGAGGAAAAGCGCGAGATCGGCGTCTTTCTAGCTGTGCCGGAACAGCATCTGGGAGGAGTGAACGTAAGCCAGCGTTCCGACATCAAGGCGCGCTATGTGGCGGAGACCCGCATGCTACGTGACGAAAATTCAGGCACTTCGGAGAAACCAATCCAGATTGCGCGCAAGAACCTGCGCCTGCTGGTTGACACGGAGAGCCGCGAAGGCAGCACGGTAATGCAGATCGCTGAAGTCGAGCAAACCGCCGACGGCACTTACCGGCTGGTCCCCGGCTATGTCCCACCACTAATCGATGTTCACGGTAGCGACTTTCTCCTCGGCATGCTCCGATCGCTGGTGGAGAGACTCGCAGCCCGAAGCAGCGTACTGGCAAGCGCCCGGAAGCAGAAGAACCAAAGCCTGGCCGACTTCACGGCAGCCGATGTTGCCAGCTTCTGGCTCCTCTACACCGTCAACTCCCATCTGCCGGTATTCCGCCATCTGCTGCATCGGTCGGTAGTTCATCCCGAGCAAATGTACTCGGCGATGCTTGAGCTTGCAGGCGCCCTCACGACTTTTTCCCTAACCATCCAGTCCCGCGATCTGCGCGACTACGATCACGAGAACCTCGGCGACTGCTTCCGCGACTTGAACGAAAAGATTCGCATTTTGCTGGATGAAGTGGTTCCCACGAACTTCGTCTCGATCCCGCTCAAGTTCGTGCGCGAGTCCATTTACGCCGCTGCGATCGAAGACGACAAATATCTCAAGGACACGCGCCTCTACCTCGCAGTAAGCGCGGAGATGAAAGACGCAGATCTGATCACTCGCACTCCGCAGCTAATGAAAGTGGGAGCCGCAGGATACGTAGAAGAGATAGTCCGTCACGCCATGGCAGGGCTGAAGCTGACGCACCTTTCCGCTCCACCTTCGGAGATTCCAGTCAAGCTTAAATACAAATACTTCAGCCTCGACACGTCAGGTTCAGTCTGGGAAGGCGTCCAGCGAGCGAGAAATATTGGTGTCTACGCGCCTGCGGAGTTTCGGAATGTGGAATTGGAGCTGGTGATTCTATTGCCCGTCAAAGGGAGAAGCTAGCGGCCTCGAGATGAGTCTCTACTGCGGTTCGCTTGGCAAGATTGAGCTTCTTGTACTCACGTGCCTGACAACTTGATCCTCGAACACAGCGAGTTCCCTGCTTCAGGGAATAACGTAGGGAAATTTTCCCGAAGAAAAAATTTTAATCGCGAAAGCCGCATGAATACAGGCGATTCGCAACCGCTCAGGGAATTAGCAGGAAACCTGCAGGGAATGTATTCTGCTCGCACAGTTAATTCTGCTCCCATCTTCCAGCTTCCCGATAACGAACGACCGATTCTGCTTGAATACACACAACTACCGTGGTACCACAAAAATTAAGGGGAAACAAGGAAGATTCGAGTACGACGAGTGCCACCATCTTCAGGCCACTTGCTGCGTTACTCTCTAACCCAAGGACGCCCGAATGGCCCCTGACGTTTCCCTGGTTTTCGTCGAATTAGGAGCAGCGATACTCGGCCTGGCAATATTGGCGCGCCTCGCCAATCGTTGGGGCTTCTCTGCCATACCGCTTTACCTGCTCGCTGGGCTGGCATTCGGAAATGGCGGGTTGGCTCCGCTCAAAGTCAGTGCGGACTTCATTCACATCGGCGCCGAGATTGGGGTTCTGCTTCTCCTGTTCATGCTCGGACTCGAGTACACCGGAGAAGACCTGAAGAACAGTCTGAGACGCGGCATCGCGCCGGGCGTTGTCGACCTCCTTTTAAACTTTCCGCCGGGCTTCATAGCGGGGTTACTGCTCGGCTGGAAACCACTTGCAGCAGTACTTCTGGGAGGCATAACGTACATCTCCTCCTCAGGCGTGATCGCAAAGATCCTGTCTGAACTCGGACGGCTCAATAATCAAGAAACGCCTGCCATCTTATCCGTGCTCGTGCTCGAAGACCTGGCCATGGCGGTCTATCTTCCAATAGTGGCTGTCCTTCTCGTTGGCGGCGATCCCACACGAATTGCCATTTCGGTATCGATCGCAGTGACCGCCGTATTCCTGGTCCTGTTCATCGCCGTCCGGTACGGTCAGAGCTTGAGTCGCTTCGCGGCACACCAGTCCGACGAGATCATCCTCCTCTCGGTCCTAGGCACGGTTCTTCTGGTTGGCGGTATCGCACAGCGTCTTCAAGTGTCGGCTGCGATCGGAGCCTTTCTCGTCGGCATCGCCGTCTCAGGACCAATGCGGGAACAATCGCATCGCCTGATGGCGCCGTTGCGCGACTTCTTCGCTGCAATCTTTTTCTTCTTCTTCGGCCTGCAGATCAATCCGGCATCGTTGATCTCAGTGCTTGGGATCGCAGCCGGACTTGGCCTTGTGACCGCGATTACAAAGATAGCTTCAGGATATTGGGCAGCTCGTCGCCTGGGAGCCGACACCCGGGCAGCACTCCGCGCAGGCGTTGTGTTAATAGCACGTGGAGAATTCTCCATCGTCATCGCTGGCCTGGGAGCAACGCTCGAACCACGACTCGAAGCTCTATCCGCCGCCTACGTTCTGCTGCTCGCGCTGCTAGGCCCCATTCTTGCTCGCACGATTAAGTAAAGAGCGGAGTACTGGACACGGTCGCGGTTCTGAATTTCCTTTGACTGTTGAAGCTTCGCTCAAAATTGTGCAACCAGATAGATTCCCAATCGCGGAGCTTACCTCCTGCAGAGTATAAGCATGCGGCACTTTGTCATCGATTCGCCCTTTGCTCTTGTCGTTGTATCGACAGCTCTGTCCGCCGATCAACGCAGAGTCAGCACTGTCAATTCCCGAACCGGACCGTAACTCACACGATCTGCGAGATTAAGCAGCTCCTGATTATTTGGTCCCCGCGGTGCATTTACTTGTACGACGGACGCGCTGATGCATCGACTGGCGTTCTTGACTGTCGCTTAAAGAGCATGAGAGCGAGGTAAGCCAGCCGCCGGAAGTAAGTCCGGAGTAGACAAATTAGGAAAGAGAACCTCATGCAAGCAGGGTTATCAACCATCTGAATGCAATTCTAGCGTCCCTAAGGCGCGAGATCGTGAGGGGTAGTGAGGTGTCAGATGGCGTGTTCGTGCCACTCAGTTAAAAGTCATTTTAGGGCGGAGGTATGCGTCCACATCCCCGGTTTTGAGAATCTCGACCGGCCAGCTGTGTTCGTGTTTCCGATGCTCTCAGTGTGCTTGGTTTGCGGCTCCACAGAATTTGTGATCGGTGAAAGCGAGCTGCAGGAACTCAGAAGTCCCGATGCTCAGAGAAACAGCAAGAAGCTACCCCATCGCACTACTGAGTAATGAAACGTCAGGGAGCCGTCGAATCTATCGTCGACATCACTGCATGTCGTATTCGATCGAGACCGGCCCCCATTGTTGTTCTGTAGATACAGTTCTGAAATTGTTAGAGTTCACACACTTTATTCGCAGAGTTTTCGAATTCACCCAAGAAATCTGCACGTCTGCACCATAATTCGGTCCTTCAAACACGGTGTGGTTGAACAGCCCAAAGCGAGACCTGACCTCAACTCTGGTCTGAGCGGCCTCCGTAGCCGGGGTGAAAGTGTATTGCCGCACTTCTGCAATGACTCGCTCATCCGGACTCGTAGAGCGCTGTTCCACATTCCCCGACAGCGCCCCCCATGCCAAGAAAATTACACCTGTAGCTGCGCATCCAATGATTCTCGCAAGACTCCACTTGCCCTTCACTCCTGACACTCCTGAGTGCTCAACTGTCCAATTTCGGCGGACTTCATCTTGCGAGCTGTGGCGATGCTCCATAGCTCGCAAACTTCTCAGACCACTTGATTCGTCCAGTGGCTTGCATCACTACAAAGAGGGTGATGATCGCGCCAATGGTGATTGCGAGTCCGGTAAAGCCTTTGAAGAAGAACGCGTAGGAAAAGAGCACCAGGTAGACCAATTGCGCCGTGCCTGCTTCGAGCGCGGCGAAGCGCATCCCAATCACAAGGCGCAGATAACTAATCACCAGAAAAATCGAGACTACGGAGCAGATGACGAACGCCAGATGGATCGAGATGTGGTCCACCAGATATGCCAAGAGCAGGTGGAAGGCGAAGAACGCGCCTGCCAGGAAGAAGTAGTTCATCGGATGCAGATCGATGTTCCGCAGCGTCGTGATTATGAAGATCAGGAAGAAGAAAAAGAAGAGTGAGACCGGAGCAAAGTAGCTGATCTGTCCGGCGAGTGGTCCGGGTTGCAGCTTCTCCGGCATCGACATCCCAATCTGGAACCCGGAGAGTAAGTTGACGTACTTCCAGGTCAACTCCCATCCATGTGCGGTCTGATGTTTTTCCGTCGGCGAAAGCGTGTTAGTAGCGAAGTCGATGTCCTTGAAATTGGTCGTCATGTTGAGCGAGAAGTTTTTCGCCTGCGCCACATCGTCCCCAAGCTTGTAGTTCCAGGCATCTATCCCCTGCGATCGATAGCCGACTCGCAGAATCGCGGTCTCGCCGGCTTTGACAGCAGTCTGTCCTGAAGCGCTGGAGCTGTTTGTGCTCAAAGGAAGCGGGCGTCCATTGACCTCCATGATCAGGCCATCGTAAATCGCCTGCTGCGCCGGAAATGGGAGGGAGAACGTCACCATCTGCTCGTCGGAGCTATTGTTAGTGAAGCTGAAGACGCCCGCGAACTTCACCACATAGGTGCTGTACCAGAGGAGTCCTTTCTGGCGATGTGAGAGGCCCAGATCGACATTGATTTGGCTGCTCTCGAGAGGAAGACTGTAGCTAACCACTACATGCTCGGTCCGAACCGTCTTCTTTCCATTGCTTTCGATTTCCACGAGCCTCGGTTCGTTCCTTGAGTAGTGCACCCATGGCGGACCCTGTTCCTGCTTCGTACCCCACGTGGATCCCACTCGGGACTGTAACTTCTCGTCGGACGAATACGTGCGCGAGAAGATGGTTTCGCCGAGAACAATCCATGCCACCGTTGTACATAGCCAAATGAACACAATTGCTGCAATTCGCTTTGACACAGGAAATCCCTCCGTTCGTTTGCACCCTGGGACTGCAAAGTGCCTGCCACATGCCCCGCGATTGCAAACAAAACGCCTGCAGGGTCGTTCCGATTCCGTGATGTGGCAGGGGAGACACGCAGCGTGTCGTACCTGACACGCTGCCCGCCTCAGTTAACTTTACATTACAGAGTACATTGTACTACGGAGTTTGGACTATCTTGCGGCGCAGCGCAGGCCGTCCAAGAATCCCTTTCTGAAGACCTGTGCGCCCTGGGTATCGAGTTCATAGCGAACTGCGGTGCGGGCGCCTTCGCTGATGTTCTTGTGGCCGAACTGAAGTTGTAGCGGCCATTCCAGCGTTGCCGGATTGCTGCCCGTCCAGTCGGCGCTTTCGAAGAACTCGAAGAGCGACCACGGTCCTTGACCGGTGAGCGGCGGCAGAGTTACCGCGCCGGAAGTGGCGGTGAGCGAGACACTGGAGGCGTCGCTTCCAGTCCAGACAAACTGCTGACGCGCAGTGCTGGCGAGCGTTTGACCATCGATCACGATCGTGGCTTGATCGATACCCTTGCTCGGAAGCTGGCGCAACGCAAATGCCAGCC is a genomic window of Terriglobales bacterium containing:
- the tssE gene encoding type VI secretion system baseplate subunit TssE, which gives rise to MPIADIDGFPTPSLIDRLSSDEPDFYDSTNIDASGQLRRQTNKAKSREAVRRYEDSVRRDLEWLFNSRRVEDDRLERYPQVRSSVFCYGIPDLNSEDPSRTHDKDELLHNMEDAVARFDRRLRDLTIEFGSQVLGSHLLHFHIAGVVMMDPVPAEVAFQSSLDPTNGECKVS
- the tssA gene encoding type VI secretion system protein TssA; translation: MPLRDDLLNPIPGNNPCGENLRYDPVYDKIKEARFEDEDDAPQGEWQRARKKADFPLVIKLASDALTKKSKDLQLAAWLGEATLRRESFAALPESISLLQKMQEQYWENCYPEIEDGSPELRCAPQEWFAARCDYILRRLPITKSGLAWIDYQTKKTVPTEDDAKADEKKNETREEAVKDGKLTPEEWNEAFAATPKEFYEQLVASLDASLEATASLDQFCDEKYGNDGPSLGKLRAVLEEMKVLANVLYTEKGGPDSEEQPAEEIPGAEFGAESASGDAGAAAAPARAKSGATWAEPADPEAAAALVARIADYLRRQDPSQVAPYLLIRALRWSELRWHGDSLDEAFLASPSTETRQLLRAMQREGNWEGLLNGTEAGMATPSGRAWLDLQRYAWEACYNLSYSAVAKAICSETRALLLDYPDLPSATLSDGTTAADKQTLDWLRDNVLLPQGAQVEQAAPVSEYAETQPAGENGHADYFEVAMQLAKSGHVAEAIDGFAREAARESSGRERFRRQLQMAQICLATQHFTLAYPILQGLAQEIERRNLLDWEDPAFLAQVLAMLVQCIDRTTRDQQERSRAYSLLCRLGPVAALQFEKS
- a CDS encoding type VI secretion system accessory protein TagJ; its protein translation is MTAAELFRAGRLQQAIEALGEEVRNAPLDAKRRTFLFELLCFAGEYDRAEKHLSILADSSQAAGMGALLYRSALHAERERQQMFADRKFPMAHKVPLRSISRGGEFGQAFGDADPRIGGALELFVAGSYTWVALEQIARIEIPKPKRLRDLLWTPAIVTTTPEYKAMELGEVLVPAISPLSWQNQDDDVRLGRTTVWIEDETYADVPVGQKLFVLDGQEIPILELGTIEFEDALGAGRAAS
- a CDS encoding type VI secretion system tube protein Hcp; translated protein: MALVDYFLKIDGIEGESQDAKHKGSIDVQSFSWSEQQTGSHVAGGGGGAGKVSMGDFHFVMNVNKASPKLMLACATGEHIKKAVLTCRKAGKDQQEFYKITLSDLLVSSFQTAGSGHSDIVPNDSISLNYAKIEWEYKEQKADGTLGGSVKAGYDLKANKVA
- the tssC gene encoding type VI secretion system contractile sheath large subunit, with the translated sequence MAEAAKSAAAAAQAVEQSSLLDRIVEEGRFTYSDAARERGKDLVKTFVQEVLQRAATVPKDAETAINARIAQIDKLVSAQLNEVMHHPDFQKLEGSWRGLRYLLDQSETGEGLKIKIFNVKKTELLRDLQRAAEFDQSALFKKVYEEEFGVFGGAPFSALVGDFEFGPKPEDMELLEKVAQVAASAHAPFLSAAAPDMINLDTFTNLGSHRDIGKVFDNSAYAKWKSFRQSDDSRYVGLTLPHVLMRLPYGADTKPVEAFSYEEGVEGTDHSKYLWGNAAYAMGARLTGAFAKHGWCAAIRGVEGGGLVEGLPAHTFRTDEGDVALKCPTEVAITDRREKELADNGFIPLVHCKNTDYAAFFSVQSCNKPKTYDKEAANANARLSAQLPYIFAMSRFAHYLKAMMRDKLGSFMSRSDCQRFLNQWINNYVCADDNASQSVKAQLPLREAAIEVQEIPGKPGAYRAIAFLKPHFQLDELSVSLRLVADLPASARK
- the tssB gene encoding type VI secretion system contractile sheath small subunit encodes the protein MGRESTQQKLSRVRSPRVHITYDVEVGDAIELKELPFVMGVLGDFTGHAEQPLPKLMERKFVEVNPDNFDQVLDKMNPHLAFSVENKLSDDPDSKLKVNLNFHELGDFEPEQVANQVGPLKELLDLRRKLADLRGSLQGNEKLDEILQDVVGNTEKRQKLSAELGLEQGSNGGNNG
- the tssK gene encoding type VI secretion system baseplate subunit TssK, with product MKQLQHVIWSKGTFLTPQHLQIQDRYVEDSLRFFFESLSFRFWGFSRLQIDESKLTEGLLSITAGAGVMPDGLLFDFPGPDAAPSSRQLNGFFSEEKREIGVFLAVPEQHLGGVNVSQRSDIKARYVAETRMLRDENSGTSEKPIQIARKNLRLLVDTESREGSTVMQIAEVEQTADGTYRLVPGYVPPLIDVHGSDFLLGMLRSLVERLAARSSVLASARKQKNQSLADFTAADVASFWLLYTVNSHLPVFRHLLHRSVVHPEQMYSAMLELAGALTTFSLTIQSRDLRDYDHENLGDCFRDLNEKIRILLDEVVPTNFVSIPLKFVRESIYAAAIEDDKYLKDTRLYLAVSAEMKDADLITRTPQLMKVGAAGYVEEIVRHAMAGLKLTHLSAPPSEIPVKLKYKYFSLDTSGSVWEGVQRARNIGVYAPAEFRNVELELVILLPVKGRS
- a CDS encoding cation:proton antiporter, which translates into the protein MAPDVSLVFVELGAAILGLAILARLANRWGFSAIPLYLLAGLAFGNGGLAPLKVSADFIHIGAEIGVLLLLFMLGLEYTGEDLKNSLRRGIAPGVVDLLLNFPPGFIAGLLLGWKPLAAVLLGGITYISSSGVIAKILSELGRLNNQETPAILSVLVLEDLAMAVYLPIVAVLLVGGDPTRIAISVSIAVTAVFLVLFIAVRYGQSLSRFAAHQSDEIILLSVLGTVLLVGGIAQRLQVSAAIGAFLVGIAVSGPMREQSHRLMAPLRDFFAAIFFFFFGLQINPASLISVLGIAAGLGLVTAITKIASGYWAARRLGADTRAALRAGVVLIARGEFSIVIAGLGATLEPRLEALSAAYVLLLALLGPILARTIK
- a CDS encoding inner membrane CreD family protein, producing the protein MSKRIAAIVFIWLCTTVAWIVLGETIFSRTYSSDEKLQSRVGSTWGTKQEQGPPWVHYSRNEPRLVEIESNGKKTVRTEHVVVSYSLPLESSQINVDLGLSHRQKGLLWYSTYVVKFAGVFSFTNNSSDEQMVTFSLPFPAQQAIYDGLIMEVNGRPLPLSTNSSSASGQTAVKAGETAILRVGYRSQGIDAWNYKLGDDVAQAKNFSLNMTTNFKDIDFATNTLSPTEKHQTAHGWELTWKYVNLLSGFQIGMSMPEKLQPGPLAGQISYFAPVSLFFFFFLIFIITTLRNIDLHPMNYFFLAGAFFAFHLLLAYLVDHISIHLAFVICSVVSIFLVISYLRLVIGMRFAALEAGTAQLVYLVLFSYAFFFKGFTGLAITIGAIITLFVVMQATGRIKWSEKFASYGASPQLAR